A genomic region of Ochotona princeps isolate mOchPri1 chromosome 17, mOchPri1.hap1, whole genome shotgun sequence contains the following coding sequences:
- the LOC105942280 gene encoding olfactory receptor 1-like — translation MPGKNQTTVSEFLLLGLPIHPQHKHLFYVLLLAMYLTTVLGNFIIIILIRLDSHLHTPMYLFLSNLSFSDLCFSSVTVPKLLQIMNSQVPSIPYAGCLAQIYFLLFWGDLENFLLVAMAYDRYVAICLPLHYTSIMSPKLCLTLVALSWVLTTFYALLHTLLMARLSFCADNVIHHFFCDISALLKLSCSDTHVNEVMIFISGSIFLVIPFLLIIMSYAGIVSSILKVPSAQGIRKAFSTCGSHLSVVSLFYGTVIGLYLIPSADNSPVKETVMFMMYTVVTPMLNPFIYSLRNQDIKGALGRVVCKRKFSLA, via the coding sequence ATGCCAGGAAAGAACCAAACTACTGTCTCAGAGTTCCTCCTGCTGGGCCTGCCCATTCATCCACAGCACAAACACCTGTTCTACGTCCTGCTCCTGGCCATGTACCTAACCACTGTCCTGGGaaacttcatcatcatcatcctcatcCGACTGGACTCCCATCTCCACACGCCCATGTATTTGTTTCTCAGCAACTTGTCCTTCTCTgacctctgcttctcctctgtcACAGTGCCCAAGTTGCTACAGATCATGAACAGCCAAGTCCCATCCATCCCTTATGCAGGATGCCTTGCTCAAATTTACTTCCTCCTATTTTGGGGGGATCTGGaaaacttcctgcttgtggccatggcgtatgaccgctatgtggccatctgtcTCCCCCTGCACTACACCAGCATCATGAGCCCCAAGCTCTGTCTCACCCTGGTAGCGCTGTCCTGGGTGCTGACCACATTCTATGCACTGTTACACACTCTGCTCATGGCCAGACTGTCTTTCTGTGCAGACAACGTGATCCACCACTTTTTCTGTGATATATCTGCTCTGCTGAAACtgtcctgctctgacactcatgtTAATGAGGTGATGATATTTATCTCGGGAAGCATCTTTCTTGTCATCCCATTCCTATTAATCATCATGTCCTACGCAGGCATTGTGTCCTCCATCCTCAAGGTCCCTTCTGCACAGGGCATCCGTAAggccttctccacctgtggctcacACCTGTCCGTGGTGTCTCTGTTCTATGGGACAGTTATTGGTCTCTACCTGATCCCATCAGCTGATAATTCTCCTGTGAAGGAGACTGTCATGTTCATGATGTACACTGTGGTGActcccatgctgaaccccttcatctacagcctgaggaaccaAGACATCAAGGGAGCCCTGGGAAGAGTtgtttgtaaaagaaaattttctCTTGCCTAG